CTTGTCAAGAATCGCCTCCGCAATGTCAGGATAATCAATATGGAACGAACCGGCGCCGCCACAGCAGGTATCGGCGCCAGGCATTTCGACGTAATCCGCTGCCGCAGTGAGCAGCTGTCGCGGCTGCTTTTTGATCCCCTGGCCGCGGCCGAGATGGCACGGCTCGTGGAAGGTAATCTTCACAATGCTGCGTTGCCTGGGCTGATAGCCCACCTTTACCAGATATTCGCTGAGGCCCATAATCTTGCGGCTGAACGCGGCCGCCCGGTCTTTCCACTCCGGGTCGTCGGCAAAATAGGAAGCAACGTGTTTGAGCATGCCGCTGCAGCTGGCGCAGTCGCTAACCACCACATCAACGTCTTCAAACAGGCGGATGTTTTCTTTCGCCAGTTCCAGAAAATCGCCGCGCAAGCCGTGGGCCAGGTGCGGCAAGCCGCAGCACACATTGTCCACCAATTTCGGCTCGGACAGCGTGCGTAAAATCGCCACCGTCTCCCTGGCCGCCTCGGGAAACATCATCCGCATGCCACAGCCATAGAAATAGGCCACTTTAGCATTCGCCGGGAGACTTACGCTCCGATGGGGCGCCGGGCCGCCGAGGGCGGCCGGGCCGGCAAAATTGGCAAGATACTGCTCGCGGGTCAACCCACTTGGTGCCATACCGAAAGGCACGAAACGGTTTAACCCCACTTTGCGCAGCACGCCCAGGGCCCCGGCCGACATTTTGACCAGCGTCCGGTGTTTCAGCATCGTGCCGAGCGCCTTATACTTTATACCGGCGCCGGACTTGTCGGCAAAGTACTGCCGGACGGCCATCATCGCCTCATCGGTTTTGACCTTGCTCGGACAGTTGTCGACGCACGTCCGGCAGAGCAAGCAAAAATTCATCGCTTCCAGCACGTCAGGCGTGGGCTCAAACCCGCCCTGCACCAGCGCGCGGGCGATGTTATTTTTGCCGCGGGCGCTGGACGCTTCAATATCTTTTACGCCAAACAGCGGACATACGGTCAGGCAGGTGCCGCAGCGGTCGCACTGGCTGACGATGCTGCTCACCTTTTGCAAAAGGTCGCGTTTATCGGTATTGCTCATGATAAGCTCCTTCTAGCAAATATTTACCATATTTTCCCGGGATTTAAAATGCCTTTCGGGTCGAGCG
This genomic interval from Sporolituus thermophilus DSM 23256 contains the following:
- a CDS encoding (Fe-S)-binding protein, which translates into the protein MSNTDKRDLLQKVSSIVSQCDRCGTCLTVCPLFGVKDIEASSARGKNNIARALVQGGFEPTPDVLEAMNFCLLCRTCVDNCPSKVKTDEAMMAVRQYFADKSGAGIKYKALGTMLKHRTLVKMSAGALGVLRKVGLNRFVPFGMAPSGLTREQYLANFAGPAALGGPAPHRSVSLPANAKVAYFYGCGMRMMFPEAARETVAILRTLSEPKLVDNVCCGLPHLAHGLRGDFLELAKENIRLFEDVDVVVSDCASCSGMLKHVASYFADDPEWKDRAAAFSRKIMGLSEYLVKVGYQPRQRSIVKITFHEPCHLGRGQGIKKQPRQLLTAAADYVEMPGADTCCGGAGSFHIDYPDIAEAILDKKRANIEQTGAQIVVTECPVCLVQLNKAAAKSAGKFRAMHISQVL